A genomic segment from Arcobacter sp. CECT 8986 encodes:
- a CDS encoding FeoB-associated Cys-rich membrane protein, whose amino-acid sequence MNYDDIIIGLIAIGCIFYLYQKLFRKKGDCGCGGGGNCSSKKK is encoded by the coding sequence ATGAATTATGACGACATTATAATAGGACTAATTGCAATAGGTTGTATATTTTATTTATATCAAAAATTATTTAGAAAAAAAGGTGATTGTGGCTGTGGTGGCGGTGGCAATTGTAGTTCAAAGAAAAAATAG